The following proteins come from a genomic window of Gossypium raimondii isolate GPD5lz chromosome 5, ASM2569854v1, whole genome shotgun sequence:
- the LOC105768633 gene encoding uncharacterized protein LOC105768633, whose amino-acid sequence MGVGMGEEEEASVSGNIKLSEENHPSGGLTIKTTGKDASTLVARDLHSPSLKSSMESSPYNSPSLVSPPSSAFVSALQSPYISPRATILKSQDQENSNPCLVSHPSPPVSSYRGGSQSDDIPSSSYTPPSDQYEYSDDPTDPKLKFVTCVPVPDPGPRISFSFPVPRISFAKAPVSPASNAKLRSCDVFIGFHGQNPNLARFCKWVKSELELQGIACFVADRAKYSDSQSHEIADRIICSVTYGVVVVTSCSFLNHLSLEEIRFFTQKKNLIPVLFDTGPAEIMGLLNCNSIDKECKEAIEGVIKCHEFKLEASQGNWRSCVAKAAAILRAKLGRKSVAEQDFVAELPFPRNRFFVGRDKEIVEIESALFGVAEQDYYCCSMPIIKGEASGQSEGLADEESDNIVSTRGRYINLELGKSKEPSSEPVMGRSSTKRSKFNKSKSDNYKSLGSSVICINGVAGIGKTELALEFAYRYAQRYKMVLWVGGEARYFRQNILTLSVNLGLDVSAQDEKERGRIRSFEEQEFEAFKRVKRELFRDMPYLLIIDNLETEREWWEGKDLHDLIPRNTGGTHVIITTRLPKVMTFDMMQLPPLPLSDAMILVRGRKKKDYSTEELEYLRKFDEKSGRLSFGLWIIGSLLSELPISPSALFEAVNQVSTSLEDASTSPTDEQFFKHNPFLMKILCFCFAVLHQVNGRRNNILASRMLLVGAWFAPSSIPANLLATAAKYMPVAGNRFRRWTKCLSLALGCCGGCGFTTQSDEDCANLLVKLGLARRANGQNGCWIQFHPITQAFAKRKECLSTAKAAVLGIRKTGNPLINSDHLWATAFLVFGFKSEPPIVQLKAIDMVMYIKKTALPLAIRAFTTFSRCNSALELLKVCTNVLEEVEKSFVSQIQDWCQGSLCWRNKLQGKQRVDEYVWQDVTLLKATLLETRAKLLLRGGHFDGGEELCRTCISIRTVMLGHNHAQTLAAQETLANLVRMRSKI is encoded by the coding sequence ATGGGTGTCGGTATgggtgaagaagaagaagcatcGGTATCAGGTAATATCAAGCTTTCTGAAGAGAACCACCCCAGCGGCGGCCTAACCATCAAGACAACTGGTAAAGATGCTTCAACTTTGGTTGCTAGGGATCTGCATTCTCCAAGcttaaaatcatcaatggaGTCATCTCCTTACAACTCTCCCTCCTTGGTGTCCCCACCATCGTCCGCATTCGTTTCAGCTTTGCAGTCACCATATATATCACCAAGAGCCACAATCCTGAAATCCCAAGACCAAGAGAACTCTAACCCTTGTCTTGTTTCGCATCCATCGCCACCAGTCTCATCATACAGAGGGGGTTCACAATCTGATGATATACCCAGTAGTTCCTACACTCCCCCGTCGGACCAGTATGAATACTCTGATGACCCCACAGATCCCAAGTTGAAGTTTGTAACTTGTGTTCCAGTCCCAGATCCTGGTCCACGCATCTCATTCTCGTTTCCAGTGCCCCGAATTTCCTTTGCAAAAGCTCCTGTTTCTCCGGCATCTAATGCCAAACTCAGGAGTTGTGACGTTTTCATTGGCTTCCACGGTCAAAATCCTAACTTGGCTCGCTTCTGCAAGTGGGTTAAGTCAGAGCTGGAGCTTCAGGGAATTGCTTGCTTTGTTGCAGACAGGGCTAAGTATTCGGATAGTCAGAGCCATGAGATTGCGGACCGAATCATCTGCTCAGTCACATATGGAGTTGTGGTGGTCACTAGTTGTAGCTTTCTCAACCATCTCAGCTTGGAGGAAATTAGATTCTTCACTCAAAAGAAGAACTTGATTCCTGTCTTGTTTGACACGGGACCTGCTGAGATCATGGGACTTCTCAACTGCAATTCAATCGATAAAGAATGCAAAGAAGCAATTGAAGGAGTAATCAAGTGTCATGAGTTCAAACTGGAAGCCAGTCAGGGTAACTGGAGAAGCTGTGTAGCTAAAGCTGCAGCAATATTGCGAGCAAAGCTTGGAAGGAAGAGTGTGGCAGAGCAAGACTTTGTTGCTGAGCTGCCCTTTCCCAGAAACAGGTTTTTTGTGGGAAGAGACAAGGAGATTGTGGAGATTGAGAGTGCCTTATTTGGAGTTGCTGAGCAAGATTATTATTGTTGCTCTATGCCCATTATCAAAGGTGAAGCAAGCGGGCAATCTGAAGGGCTTGCTGATGAAGAAAGTGATAATATTGTTTCTACCAGGGGGAGGTACATTAATTTGGAATTGGGCAAGAGCAAAGAGCCTTCGTCTGAACCAGTTATGGGAAGAAGTTCAACGAAAAGATCCAAATTCAACAAGTCAAAAAGTGACAACTACAAGAGCTTAGGCAGCAGTGTGATCTGCATAAATGGCGTTGCTGGCATTGGAAAGACCGAGCTTGCTCTTGAGTTTGCCTATCGGTATGCCCAGAGATATAAGATGGTTCTTTGGGTTGGTGGAGAGGCCAGATATTTCAGGCAGAATATACTGACTTTGTCGGTCAATTTGGGGTTGGATGTGAGTGCCCAAGACGAGAAGGAAAGAGGCCGGATTCGAAGCTTCGAGGAGCAGGAATTTGAAGCATTCAAGCGAGTGAAGAGGGAGCTGTTCCGGGACATGCCTTATCTGTTGATCATTGACAATCTTGAGACAGAGCGAGAGTGGTGGGAAGGAAAAGACCTGCATGACTTGATTCCTAGGAACACTGGAGGGACTCATGTGATCATCACAACTAGGCTACCAAAGGTGATGACTTTTGACATGATGCAGCTTCCTCCATTGCCTTTATCCGATGCTATGATTTTAGTACGAGGtagaaagaaaaaggattaTTCGACCGAGGAGTTGGAGTACTTGAGAAAATTTGATGAGAAATCGGGAAGATTGAGCTTTGGTTTGTGGATTATTGGTTCACTACTTTCCGAGCTGCCCATTTCTCCATCTGCACTCTTTGAAGCTGTGAACCAAGTCTCTACCTCACTTGAAGATGCCTCTACTTCACCCACTGATGAGCAGTTCTTCAAACACAACCCTTTCCTGATGAAAATTCTATGTTTTTGCTTCGCGGTCTTGCATCAAGTTAATGGGAGAAGGAACAATATTCTAGCCTCACGAATGCTTCTTGTTGGAGCTTGGTTTGCCCCATCATCCATACCTGCAAATTTGCTAGCTACTGCAGCTAAGTATATGCCTGTTGCTGGAAACAGATTCAGAAGGTGGACTAAGTGTCTAAGTCTTGCATTGGGCTGCTGCGGCGGGTGTGGTTTCACTACTCAAAGTGACGAAGATTGTGCCAATCTCCTAGTAAAGCTAGGATTGGCAAGACGAGCTAATGGGCAGAATGGATGTTGGATTCAGTTCCATCCTATAACTCAAGCATttgcaaagagaaaagaatgcTTATCGACTGCTAAAGCTGCAGTCCTAGGCATAAGAAAAACCGGGAACCCATTGATAAATTCTGATCATCTATGGGCCACTGCATTTCTTGTATTCGGGTTTAAGTCGGAACCTCCTATCGTGCAGTTAAAAGCAATAGATATGGTGATGTATATCAAGAAGACGGCACTACCATTGGCAATCAGAGCCTTCACAACATTCTCAAGATGCAATTCGGCATTGGAGTTATTGAAGGTGTGCACAAATGTGTTAGAGGAAGTGGAGAAGTCATTTGTATCTCAAATACAAGACTGGTGCCAGGGGTCGCTATGTTGGAGAAACAAGTTACAAGGGAAGCAAAGGGTGGACGAGTACGTATGGCAAGATGTGACATTGTTGAAGGCTACCTTGTTGGAAACCAGAGCCAAGCTGCTGTTAAGAGGTGGGCATTTTGACGGTGGTGAAGAGCTGTGCAGAACTTGTATCAGTATTAGAACAGTCATGCTGGGGCACAATCATGCACAAACATTGGCTGCTCAAGAAACACTTGCAAACTTGGTGAGAATGAGGAGCaagatatga